In the genome of Candidatus Hydrogenedentota bacterium, one region contains:
- a CDS encoding L-rhamnose isomerase: MFPKPSESQIEQSFAIAKDVYAAYGVDVPAAMCRLAGIPISLHCWQGDDVGGFENVAAQSGGGIQATGNYPGKARTADELRQDAEKALSLIPGKHRFNIHAMYAETGGKKVDRNELAPEHFTRWIDWAKALGLGMDFNPTCFAHPKADSGFTLSSADAGIRQFWVDHCIACRKIGAAIGKALGSAAVTNVWIPDGMKDIPVDRNAPRQRLAEALDAVFKEEIDPKLNLDAVESKLFGIGSECYVVGSHEFYLGYAITRKKLLTLDAGHFHPTETISDKICSVLAYVPELLLHVSRGVRWDSDHVVILNDDLRATAEEVIRHGFEKRIHIGLDFFDASINRIAAWVTGTRAMVKALLIALLEPTYLLRAAEDSGDHTSRLALLEEFKTLPSNAVWDYYCMKEGVPVGTDWINAVKVYEKDVLGKR; the protein is encoded by the coding sequence ATGTTCCCCAAGCCTTCGGAGTCGCAGATTGAGCAGAGTTTCGCCATTGCGAAGGATGTCTACGCGGCGTACGGCGTGGATGTGCCGGCGGCGATGTGCCGGCTCGCGGGCATTCCGATTTCGCTGCATTGCTGGCAGGGCGACGACGTGGGCGGCTTTGAAAACGTCGCGGCGCAGTCGGGCGGCGGGATCCAGGCGACAGGCAACTATCCGGGCAAGGCGCGCACGGCGGACGAACTGCGTCAGGACGCGGAAAAAGCCCTCAGCCTCATCCCCGGCAAGCACCGGTTCAACATCCACGCGATGTACGCGGAGACCGGCGGCAAGAAGGTGGACCGCAATGAACTGGCGCCGGAGCATTTTACGCGCTGGATTGATTGGGCGAAGGCGCTCGGACTGGGCATGGACTTCAATCCGACGTGCTTTGCGCACCCGAAGGCCGACAGCGGGTTCACGCTTTCAAGCGCCGACGCGGGCATACGCCAATTCTGGGTCGACCATTGCATCGCATGCCGCAAAATCGGCGCGGCCATCGGCAAGGCGCTCGGCTCGGCGGCGGTCACCAATGTGTGGATTCCGGACGGCATGAAGGACATTCCGGTCGACCGGAACGCGCCGCGGCAGCGGCTGGCCGAAGCGCTCGACGCGGTGTTTAAGGAAGAGATCGATCCGAAACTGAACCTCGACGCGGTCGAATCGAAATTATTCGGCATCGGTTCCGAATGTTACGTCGTTGGCTCGCACGAGTTCTATCTCGGCTACGCGATCACGCGCAAAAAACTGCTCACGCTCGATGCCGGGCATTTTCATCCGACGGAAACGATCTCGGACAAGATTTGCAGCGTGCTAGCCTACGTGCCGGAACTGTTGTTGCATGTGAGCCGGGGCGTGCGCTGGGACAGCGACCACGTCGTTATCCTAAACGACGACCTGCGCGCCACCGCCGAGGAGGTCATCCGCCACGGCTTCGAGAAACGCATTCACATCGGCCTCGATTTCTTCGACGCGAGCATCAACCGCATCGCGGCCTGGGTCACCGGCACGCGCGCGATGGTCAAGGCGCTGCTCATTGCCCTGCTCGAACCCACGTACCTGTTGCGCGCCGCGGAAGATTCCGGCGACCACACGTCGCGTCTGGCGTTGCTTGAAGAGTTCAAGACCCTGCCCTCGAACGCCGTCTGGGACTACTACTGCATGAAAGAAGGCGTTCCCGTCGGAACGGACTGGATCAACGCCGTCAAGGTCTACGAAAAGGACGTGCTGGGGAAGCGGTGA
- a CDS encoding adenylosuccinate synthase, whose protein sequence is MSIEVVVGANWGDEGKGRMVDYLAQSADIVVRYQGGNNAGHTVVNEFGEFKLHLLPSGVFNPKALNILGPGMVIDIEAFADEIDVIRKRGIEPNLRVSERATICFPFHRLQDGWEEERLGKKAYGSTRRGIAPAYGDRTMKKAIQIGELLYPDWLEQHLREIVDWKKLTATGVYGKDDSFTFEETIAWARAHGERIRPLICDTSAILDDAAHAGKHIVFEAQLGTLRDLNFGIFPFTTSSCTLAAYAPIGGGLFGFAPDRVIAVIKAFSTCVGEGPFVTLMDEHDANDLREVAHEYGAATGRPRTIGHFDAVASRYGAWAQGATEIALTKLDSLSGRKTLKICVDYAWRGQPVGRFPLNAVLEEATPIYQEMPGWIEDISGVRRFGDLPPAAQEYVLEIERRVQCRVRYVSVGPERDALIDRGPA, encoded by the coding sequence ATGAGCATCGAGGTCGTAGTGGGTGCAAACTGGGGCGACGAGGGCAAGGGCCGCATGGTGGACTACCTCGCCCAGAGCGCCGACATTGTCGTGCGGTACCAAGGCGGCAACAACGCGGGGCACACGGTCGTCAACGAATTCGGCGAGTTCAAACTGCACCTGCTGCCGTCCGGCGTATTCAACCCGAAAGCACTGAACATCCTCGGGCCGGGAATGGTAATCGACATCGAGGCGTTCGCCGACGAGATCGACGTCATCCGCAAACGCGGTATCGAGCCGAACCTGCGCGTGTCCGAGCGCGCCACCATCTGCTTCCCCTTCCACCGGCTCCAGGACGGCTGGGAAGAAGAACGCCTCGGCAAGAAGGCCTACGGCTCAACCCGGCGCGGCATCGCCCCCGCCTACGGCGACCGCACCATGAAAAAAGCGATCCAGATAGGCGAGCTGCTGTACCCCGACTGGCTCGAACAGCACCTGCGCGAAATCGTCGATTGGAAGAAGCTCACCGCGACCGGCGTGTACGGCAAAGACGACTCCTTCACCTTCGAAGAAACCATCGCGTGGGCGCGTGCGCACGGCGAACGCATCCGTCCGCTCATCTGCGACACTTCGGCCATCCTGGACGACGCGGCGCACGCAGGCAAGCATATTGTCTTCGAGGCCCAGCTCGGCACGCTGCGCGACCTGAACTTCGGCATCTTCCCGTTCACCACGTCCTCCTGCACGCTCGCGGCCTATGCGCCCATCGGCGGCGGACTGTTCGGCTTCGCGCCCGACCGCGTCATCGCCGTGATCAAAGCCTTCTCGACCTGCGTCGGCGAGGGCCCCTTCGTCACGCTCATGGACGAACACGATGCCAACGACCTGCGCGAAGTCGCCCACGAATACGGCGCCGCCACCGGCCGGCCCCGGACCATCGGCCATTTCGACGCCGTCGCCTCGCGCTACGGCGCGTGGGCCCAGGGCGCGACCGAAATCGCGTTGACCAAGCTCGACAGCCTCAGCGGGCGCAAAACCCTCAAGATTTGCGTCGATTACGCCTGGCGCGGCCAGCCCGTGGGCCGGTTCCCGCTCAACGCCGTGCTCGAAGAGGCGACTCCCATCTACCAGGAAATGCCCGGCTGGATCGAAGACATCAGCGGCGTCCGCCGGTTCGGCGACCTGCCCCCGGCGGCGCAGGAATACGTGCTCGAGATCGAGCGCCGCGTCCAATGCCGCGTCCGCTACGTCTCCGTCGGCCCCGAACGCGACGCGCTCATCGACCGCGGCCCGGCCTGA
- the rpsD gene encoding 30S ribosomal protein S4, whose product MARYLGPKHKLCRRLGSCIWGSPKCPSAKRAYGPGVHGPNKRGKLSVYGQQLQDKQKIRLHYGLLERQMRKTFAEAQRMGGVTGTNLLMLLESRADSVVYRIGFAPTMSAARQLVTHGHILVNGKKISKPAFQVKPGMTISVRERSRKMPMIAEGVENPPVQMPEYLERAAKSFDGRMIAVPNLETIPFKADTAGVIGFYSR is encoded by the coding sequence ATGGCCAGGTACCTTGGACCAAAACACAAACTGTGCCGCAGGCTTGGTTCCTGCATCTGGGGCAGCCCGAAATGCCCTTCGGCCAAGCGGGCATACGGGCCCGGCGTGCACGGGCCGAACAAACGGGGCAAACTCTCCGTATACGGCCAGCAATTGCAGGACAAGCAGAAGATCCGGCTGCATTATGGCCTGCTGGAACGCCAGATGCGCAAGACTTTCGCGGAAGCCCAGCGCATGGGCGGCGTCACCGGCACGAATTTGCTGATGCTGCTCGAATCGCGGGCGGACAGCGTGGTCTACCGGATCGGTTTCGCGCCGACCATGTCGGCGGCGCGCCAATTGGTGACGCACGGACACATCCTCGTGAACGGCAAGAAGATCAGCAAACCGGCTTTCCAGGTGAAACCGGGGATGACCATCTCGGTCCGCGAGCGCAGCCGGAAGATGCCGATGATTGCCGAGGGCGTCGAGAACCCGCCCGTGCAGATGCCGGAATACCTCGAACGGGCCGCCAAGTCCTTCGACGGGCGCATGATTGCCGTGCCGAACCTCGAGACCATTCCGTTCAAGGCGGACACGGCGGGCGTAATCGGGTTCTACTCGCGGTAG